A single region of the Terriglobia bacterium genome encodes:
- the rpsU gene encoding 30S ribosomal protein S21: MAEVRLQDGESIENALRRFKRKVQAEDIIKEVKRHSYYLKPGDKLRLKQSLARKRARKKIRKEND; this comes from the coding sequence TTGGCGGAAGTTCGACTGCAAGACGGTGAATCGATAGAGAACGCCCTGCGTCGGTTCAAGCGCAAAGTTCAGGCGGAAGACATCATTAAGGAAGTGAAACGTCACTCCTACTACCTGAAGCCGGGCGACAAGCTGCGATTGAAACAATCTTTGGCGCGTAAACGTGCCCGGAAGAAGATTCGCAAAGAAAACGATTAA
- a CDS encoding RNA-binding protein: protein MKKIFVGNFSFNTTEAELRSLFEPHGHVDSATLVTDRDTGRSRGFAFIEMGNNAEADAAMTALNGADFGGRPLTVNEARPKAERSSHGNREGRRDHPRRDRGSRW from the coding sequence ATGAAGAAGATATTTGTCGGCAACTTTTCGTTCAATACGACAGAGGCTGAGCTGCGCTCGCTGTTCGAACCTCATGGACACGTGGACAGCGCGACCCTTGTTACGGATCGGGATACCGGTCGCTCTCGAGGATTCGCGTTCATAGAAATGGGGAATAATGCCGAAGCCGACGCCGCAATGACGGCGTTGAATGGCGCCGATTTCGGCGGACGTCCTCTGACGGTGAACGAAGCGCGCCCAAAGGCTGAGCGCAGTTCTCATGGAAATCGTGAAGGGCGTCGCGACCACCCGCGTCGCGATCGCGGGTCCCGCTGGTAA